Proteins from one Nitrobacteraceae bacterium AZCC 2146 genomic window:
- a CDS encoding hypothetical protein (product_source=Hypo-rule applied; cleavage_site_network=SignalP-noTM; pfam=PF07485), with amino-acid sequence MKRFATSLLLTSILSVPGLARGADIDWGKVDAALGKTATVSGGVHRYGLPRSDLKVTLEGVTIKPALALGGWVAFAPMHGEAMVMGDLVLLETEITPVMTKLLDAGLEITALHNHILRATPSTFYMHVGGHGDPAKMAEIIHAALSTSSKTPFDPPPASPAPQAPIELDTGKLDETLGVKGVANGGVYQFNIPRRDPIVEDGMTVNAALGGANAINFQPTGGGKAAITGDFLVTGGEVNPLIRALRAGDIEVTAIHSHMLDENPRLFFIHFWANDDAQKLARNVRTALEKTAIAKN; translated from the coding sequence ATGAAACGATTCGCGACGAGCTTGTTGCTGACATCCATCCTGAGCGTCCCCGGCTTGGCGCGGGGGGCGGACATCGATTGGGGCAAAGTTGATGCGGCCTTGGGCAAGACCGCCACCGTGTCCGGAGGGGTGCACCGCTACGGTCTGCCTCGATCGGATCTCAAGGTCACTCTGGAAGGCGTGACGATCAAACCGGCTCTGGCCCTGGGCGGCTGGGTAGCGTTCGCTCCGATGCACGGTGAGGCGATGGTGATGGGAGATCTCGTCCTCCTTGAGACCGAAATCACGCCGGTGATGACCAAGCTGCTCGATGCCGGCCTGGAAATCACAGCCCTCCATAATCACATCCTTCGGGCCACGCCTTCAACGTTCTACATGCACGTCGGCGGTCACGGCGATCCAGCCAAAATGGCCGAAATCATTCATGCTGCCCTGTCCACCTCAAGCAAAACCCCGTTCGATCCGCCGCCTGCGTCGCCAGCGCCTCAGGCACCGATCGAACTGGATACCGGAAAATTAGACGAAACCCTCGGCGTCAAGGGCGTCGCGAACGGCGGGGTCTATCAATTCAACATCCCGCGACGTGATCCCATCGTCGAAGACGGAATGACGGTGAACGCAGCGCTCGGCGGGGCCAATGCGATCAACTTCCAGCCCACCGGCGGCGGCAAGGCCGCCATTACCGGCGACTTCCTGGTCACCGGCGGCGAGGTCAATCCTCTCATCCGTGCGCTGCGCGCCGGCGATATCGAGGTGACGGCGATCCATAGCCACATGCTGGACGAGAATCCGCGGCTCTTCTTTATTCATTTCTGGGCCAACGATGACGCTCAAAAACTAGCACGAAACGTCCGCACAGCACTCGAAAAAACGGCAATAGCAAAGAACTGA
- a CDS encoding Cu/Ag efflux protein CusF (product_source=COG5569; cleavage_site_network=SignalP-noTM; cog=COG5569; pfam=PF11604), whose translation MKIATKISAFTILSTVALTTAATAQQAQEGSIANIDEPKGTITILLAPSGTVGANGANSTQDFRLQDGLMFNALRYGDKVTFTTAILNGAKTITSLKKE comes from the coding sequence ATGAAGATCGCGACCAAGATCTCTGCCTTCACCATCTTGTCGACCGTTGCACTAACAACGGCAGCAACAGCCCAGCAGGCGCAGGAAGGCTCGATTGCAAATATCGATGAGCCGAAAGGCACGATCACCATTCTCCTGGCCCCTTCCGGAACGGTCGGTGCAAATGGTGCAAATTCGACACAAGACTTCCGATTGCAGGACGGATTGATGTTCAACGCGCTTCGCTACGGGGACAAGGTGACCTTCACCACCGCGATCTTGAACGGCGCGAAAACGATCACCAGCCTCAAAAAGGAGTGA
- a CDS encoding hypothetical protein (product_source=Hypo-rule applied; cath_funfam=3.40.50.10490; transmembrane_helix_parts=Inside_1_12,TMhelix_13_35,Outside_36_62,TMhelix_63_82,Inside_83_83), giving the protein MQKVSPKMKKSIVKSLSAAGGLTALVSGYFWYLSANLQVDIAKQLVDRDVVEKLSLLSAQENLWAGSLAAFSGVCIATALMFD; this is encoded by the coding sequence TTGCAGAAGGTCAGCCCCAAAATGAAGAAGTCTATCGTGAAGTCTCTTAGCGCAGCCGGAGGGCTCACAGCTCTCGTCTCTGGGTATTTTTGGTACCTTTCGGCAAATCTGCAAGTCGACATAGCAAAACAGCTCGTCGACCGTGACGTAGTCGAGAAGCTCAGTTTGTTGTCCGCCCAAGAAAACCTCTGGGCAGGCAGTCTCGCTGCTTTCTCCGGCGTCTGCATTGCCACTGCTCTGATGTTCGATTGA
- a CDS encoding transposase (product_source=COG3415; cath_funfam=3.40.50.620; cog=COG3415; superfamily=46689): protein MSEWQAASRFGVSAASASRWRTLKRKQGNAKPGPLGGDWRSKRIEAYAEVILALVDETRDMTLE, encoded by the coding sequence ATGTCGGAATGGCAGGCGGCTTCGCGGTTTGGCGTGAGCGCTGCCAGCGCCAGCCGCTGGCGGACGCTGAAACGCAAACAGGGTAACGCGAAACCAGGTCCGCTCGGGGGCGACTGGCGCTCGAAACGCATCGAGGCGTACGCCGAGGTGATCCTGGCGCTTGTGGACGAAACCCGAGACATGACCTTGGAGTAG
- a CDS encoding DNA-binding transcriptional regulator LsrR (DeoR family) (product_source=COG2390; cath_funfam=1.10.10.10; cog=COG2390; pfam=PF04198,PF04545; smart=SM00419; superfamily=100950,46785), producing METNESDYGGPPDADSALMARVCWHYFKEGQTQEEVAQRLGLTRKRVNRILSDARTNGFVQITINGPVSPGVALESRLVESFGLRRAIVVPSPDPKTDVRTVVGAAAGQYVSTYLAEGASLGITWGGTINAAAQNTLRRQDSRNTVVLLCGGLARSTRINPYDNAAMFARALDATCFYVTAPMLAETAALRDALVNSEPIGTVLRMVSEVDMALLSATDLSEQSKALEYEVISRDLWRSLREAGAVGDICGHYLDVRGKPLDHPIAARTINPPIEELRKVPELVLAAGGAHKVPIIRGALAAGLCHVLITDEIAASMLLSER from the coding sequence ATGGAGACGAACGAATCCGATTATGGCGGACCACCAGACGCGGATTCAGCGCTGATGGCGCGGGTTTGCTGGCATTATTTCAAGGAAGGACAGACCCAGGAGGAGGTCGCCCAGCGGCTCGGCCTCACGCGCAAGCGCGTAAACCGCATCCTCAGCGATGCGCGGACGAACGGTTTCGTTCAGATCACCATCAATGGCCCCGTCAGCCCCGGCGTTGCATTGGAAAGCCGCCTCGTCGAGAGTTTCGGCCTGCGCCGGGCGATCGTCGTGCCGTCACCCGATCCCAAAACCGATGTCCGCACGGTGGTTGGCGCTGCGGCGGGACAATATGTCTCCACCTATCTTGCAGAAGGCGCCAGTCTCGGCATCACCTGGGGCGGTACGATCAATGCTGCTGCACAGAACACGCTGCGGCGTCAGGACAGCCGCAACACGGTCGTCCTGCTCTGCGGCGGGCTTGCCCGAAGCACGCGCATCAATCCTTATGACAATGCCGCGATGTTCGCCCGCGCCCTGGATGCGACTTGCTTCTACGTTACGGCGCCCATGCTTGCTGAAACAGCTGCGCTTCGCGACGCGCTCGTCAACAGCGAGCCGATCGGGACCGTTCTGCGAATGGTGAGCGAGGTCGATATGGCTTTGCTCAGTGCCACGGATCTCTCCGAGCAGTCCAAGGCCCTCGAATACGAGGTCATCTCTCGGGACCTTTGGCGGTCGCTTCGCGAGGCCGGAGCCGTAGGCGACATCTGCGGACACTATCTGGATGTCCGGGGAAAGCCCTTAGATCATCCAATTGCGGCGCGCACGATTAATCCGCCGATCGAAGAGCTTCGCAAGGTGCCCGAGCTTGTTCTCGCCGCAGGCGGCGCCCACAAGGTGCCGATTATACGGGGGGCGCTAGCCGCGGGGCTCTGCCATGTCCTGATAACCGATGAAATCGCCGCTTCGATGCTGCTGTCCGAGAGGTAA
- a CDS encoding multiple sugar transport system ATP-binding protein (product_source=KO:K10112; cath_funfam=3.40.50.300; cog=COG3839; ko=KO:K10112; pfam=PF00005,PF08402; smart=SM00382; superfamily=50331,52540), which yields MASVVIDQICKRFGKTDVLRGVSLDVPDGAFVALLGPSGCGKTTLLRIIAGLEAQDSGSVSIGGQVVDQLRPRARNIAMVFQSYALYPYMTVAQNIGLPLSMRRLSPPQRLPLIGPLLPSTRAIRRAIDEDVRNTAAGLDLTGLLKRRPAQLSGGQRQRTALARAMVRNPDVFLMDEPLSNLDAQLRADARGEITALHRRLGATIIYVTHDQTEAMTMADHVVVMRGGHILQAAAPQKIYDDPASLAVARFIGTVRLNEFQGELQRDCELHIGSLVVRISAPSASNGPVLVGVRAEDMRIVPAKHGLPARVRRLERHGSDTMLHVDVEGQAMSAILRLAPHEADHYAPGAPLHIAPSPARMMLFNADGARIAAEIADIAAAPTLVRA from the coding sequence ATGGCAAGCGTTGTTATCGACCAGATCTGCAAGCGCTTCGGAAAGACCGATGTTCTGCGTGGCGTAAGCCTCGACGTGCCTGACGGTGCGTTCGTGGCGCTGCTCGGCCCTTCCGGCTGCGGCAAGACCACGCTGCTGCGCATCATCGCGGGGTTGGAAGCACAAGACAGCGGCAGCGTCAGCATAGGCGGCCAGGTGGTCGATCAGCTGCGGCCGCGCGCCCGCAACATCGCCATGGTGTTCCAATCCTATGCGCTCTATCCCTACATGACCGTCGCGCAGAATATAGGTCTGCCGCTCAGCATGCGGCGGTTGAGTCCGCCCCAGCGCCTGCCGCTCATCGGCCCCTTGTTGCCGAGCACGCGCGCAATCCGGCGGGCGATCGACGAAGACGTACGCAACACGGCGGCGGGGCTCGATCTGACCGGCCTGTTGAAGCGGCGGCCCGCCCAGCTCTCCGGCGGACAGCGTCAGCGCACCGCGCTCGCGCGCGCCATGGTACGCAATCCCGACGTGTTCCTGATGGACGAGCCGTTGTCGAATCTGGATGCGCAATTGCGCGCGGATGCGCGCGGCGAGATCACCGCGCTGCATCGACGCCTCGGCGCCACGATCATCTACGTGACCCACGATCAGACCGAAGCGATGACGATGGCCGATCATGTCGTCGTCATGCGGGGCGGCCATATCCTCCAGGCAGCCGCGCCACAAAAGATCTATGACGACCCTGCCAGTCTCGCGGTAGCGCGCTTCATCGGCACGGTCAGGCTGAACGAATTCCAGGGCGAGTTGCAGCGGGACTGCGAACTGCATATCGGCTCGCTCGTCGTGCGCATCAGCGCACCGAGCGCCTCCAATGGGCCGGTGCTCGTCGGTGTCCGGGCCGAAGACATGCGCATCGTCCCGGCCAAGCACGGCCTCCCGGCTCGCGTCCGCCGGCTCGAGCGGCACGGATCGGACACGATGCTGCATGTCGATGTGGAAGGCCAGGCCATGTCCGCCATCCTGCGGCTGGCGCCGCACGAGGCTGACCACTACGCGCCGGGCGCCCCGCTGCATATCGCCCCCTCACCCGCACGGATGATGCTGTTCAACGCGGATGGCGCGCGGATCGCCGCAGAGATCGCGGACATCGCCGCCGCGCCGACTCTGGTGCGCGCATGA
- a CDS encoding multiple sugar transport system permease protein (product_source=KO:K02025; cath_funfam=1.10.3720.10; cog=COG1175; ko=KO:K02025; pfam=PF00528; superfamily=161098; transmembrane_helix_parts=Inside_1_16,TMhelix_17_39,Outside_40_74,TMhelix_75_97,Inside_98_108,TMhelix_109_131,Outside_132_157,TMhelix_158_180,Inside_181_209,TMhelix_210_232,Outside_233_266,TMhelix_267_289,Inside_290_296) translates to MSSHAGARAEAIAAWTLALPAMILKWLLLIGPALAVILLSFTDWTFGAPEVNWAGTDNYVAMLSDRVFWTSLRNTAIYVGVSVPVTVGLGLGVALLIESGTSGRSIYRAIYFMPVASTLLAMALVWDFMFHPSVGPINQMLRMVGLPTTDWLKNPDTALLSLAAIGVWQNLGLAMVLFLAGIKGIPQELYEALSVDGAESGWERFWRVTWPMLGPALVFVVAITAIRSFQVFDTVAVITKGGPNKATEVLLYTMYQEGFAFLRSAYAAALTVVFLALTVTMTLLQTWLLDRRAHYA, encoded by the coding sequence ATGAGCTCTCACGCCGGCGCCCGGGCAGAGGCGATCGCGGCCTGGACGCTCGCACTGCCCGCGATGATCCTGAAATGGCTGCTGCTGATCGGCCCGGCGCTCGCGGTTATTCTGCTGTCCTTCACCGACTGGACGTTCGGTGCGCCCGAAGTCAATTGGGCCGGCACCGACAACTACGTAGCGATGCTGTCCGATCGAGTTTTTTGGACCAGCCTGCGTAACACGGCGATCTATGTCGGCGTCAGCGTGCCCGTCACGGTGGGCCTCGGCCTCGGCGTCGCCTTGCTGATCGAGAGCGGAACGTCCGGCCGAAGCATCTATCGCGCCATCTATTTCATGCCGGTCGCCAGTACGTTGCTGGCCATGGCCCTGGTCTGGGACTTCATGTTCCATCCCTCGGTCGGGCCGATCAACCAGATGCTGCGCATGGTCGGGCTGCCGACGACCGACTGGCTGAAGAATCCCGACACCGCGCTGCTCTCTCTGGCGGCGATCGGCGTTTGGCAGAATCTCGGACTGGCGATGGTGCTGTTTCTGGCCGGCATCAAGGGCATTCCACAGGAACTCTACGAGGCGCTTTCGGTCGATGGCGCCGAAAGCGGCTGGGAGCGTTTCTGGCGCGTCACCTGGCCGATGCTGGGCCCCGCGCTGGTCTTCGTCGTGGCCATCACCGCCATTCGCAGCTTCCAGGTTTTCGACACGGTCGCTGTCATCACCAAGGGCGGCCCGAACAAGGCGACCGAGGTCCTGCTCTACACGATGTATCAGGAGGGATTTGCCTTTCTGAGATCTGCTTACGCCGCCGCGCTGACGGTCGTTTTCCTGGCGCTGACCGTAACAATGACCTTGTTGCAGACATGGCTCCTCGATAGGCGGGCGCACTATGCTTAA
- a CDS encoding multiple sugar transport system permease protein (product_source=KO:K02026; cath_funfam=1.10.3720.10; cog=COG0395; ko=KO:K02026; pfam=PF00528; superfamily=161098; transmembrane_helix_parts=Inside_1_6,TMhelix_7_29,Outside_30_70,TMhelix_71_93,Inside_94_104,TMhelix_105_127,Outside_128_136,TMhelix_137_156,Inside_157_176,TMhelix_177_199,Outside_200_234,TMhelix_235_257,Inside_258_271) encodes MLKAFIRHVLLLIGAVAMLAPFVVMISISLKPANEIFAPHFQFLPTHWAAISNYHEAFTRIPLARFMLNGLIVTAAIFFFQALFALPAAYALAKLRWRGRDTSFALVLLALLIPPQVPAIPLYIGLWQLNLLDTYAALIIPSMISVFGIFLMRQFFRTVPSDLIHAARIDGLSEFSIVWRIMLPSAIPALSAFGVLSFITHWNDYFWPRIALQHDYLATPPLGISFFASIEAGSNFGPLMAAACVCTVPLTIAFLLAQRTFIQGVTMTGVK; translated from the coding sequence ATGCTTAAAGCTTTCATCCGCCACGTATTACTGCTGATCGGCGCAGTTGCCATGCTGGCTCCGTTTGTCGTGATGATCTCGATTAGCCTGAAGCCGGCCAACGAGATCTTCGCGCCGCATTTCCAGTTCCTGCCGACGCATTGGGCGGCAATCAGCAACTATCACGAGGCGTTCACCCGCATTCCGCTCGCGCGCTTCATGCTGAACGGACTCATCGTCACCGCCGCGATCTTCTTCTTCCAGGCGCTGTTCGCCTTGCCGGCCGCTTATGCGCTGGCAAAACTACGCTGGCGCGGCCGCGACACGAGCTTCGCCCTGGTCCTGCTGGCGCTGCTGATCCCGCCGCAGGTTCCGGCGATCCCGCTCTATATCGGCCTTTGGCAACTTAATCTACTCGACACCTATGCAGCCCTGATCATTCCAAGCATGATCAGCGTGTTCGGCATTTTCCTGATGCGGCAATTCTTCCGCACCGTACCGAGCGACCTGATCCATGCCGCCAGGATCGACGGGCTATCGGAATTCTCCATCGTCTGGCGGATCATGCTGCCATCCGCCATTCCGGCGCTGTCGGCCTTCGGCGTGCTGTCGTTCATCACTCACTGGAACGACTATTTCTGGCCGCGCATCGCCCTGCAGCACGATTATCTGGCAACGCCCCCGCTCGGAATCTCGTTCTTCGCCAGCATCGAAGCCGGCTCCAATTTCGGCCCGTTGATGGCCGCGGCCTGCGTCTGCACGGTGCCCCTCACCATCGCCTTCCTCCTCGCCCAACGGACGTTCATCCAAGGCGTCACAATGACCGGCGTGAAATAG
- a CDS encoding multiple sugar transport system substrate-binding protein (product_source=KO:K02027; cath_funfam=3.40.190.10; cleavage_site_network=SignalP-noTM; cog=COG1653; ko=KO:K02027; pfam=PF13416; superfamily=53850) → MKLTRRSFLATTTASLVMPAIARAQGAPVDLSIQFVSPGVNKDLFAEISRQFMAKHQNVNIVVRAPEEEYEGLLQNNLRAAITRSLPDIAFHGLNRQRTLLERDIPVDLAPFLKADAETDSLGYSDNLLSLGRIGGKQIGIGFELSTPVFYYNLDLVRKAGGDPDALPKTWDELIKLAAAINALGGDVRGLFFDWTITGNWSWQSLVLSHGGTMTTPDESRVAFGDAPGRAAIAVLRSMVDDGRMPNLRPETARSDFITGRLGIIMQSTAQLGRYNREIGGRFPLKCGRFPLASSSARLPAGGNAAMMFTRDAARQKLAWEFIKLATGPVGATLMVNATGYFPGTTIPATREDMLAKFYRDNPNHLVGVSQQDVITGWYAFPGQNALKITDVINDGLQTVVSRERTAEAAMDAIVTDVQSLLPRQRS, encoded by the coding sequence ATGAAGCTCACTCGCCGCTCCTTTCTGGCGACGACCACCGCCAGCCTCGTCATGCCCGCGATCGCCCGCGCCCAGGGCGCGCCCGTCGACCTGTCGATCCAGTTCGTCTCGCCGGGCGTCAACAAGGATCTGTTCGCGGAAATCTCGCGGCAGTTCATGGCGAAGCATCAGAACGTCAACATCGTCGTGCGGGCGCCCGAGGAAGAATATGAGGGCCTGCTGCAGAACAATCTGCGCGCCGCGATCACGCGCAGCCTGCCGGACATCGCCTTTCACGGGCTCAACCGGCAGCGCACCCTGCTCGAGCGTGACATCCCCGTTGATCTCGCTCCCTTCCTGAAAGCGGACGCCGAGACAGATTCGCTGGGCTATTCGGACAACCTGCTCAGCCTCGGCCGGATCGGCGGCAAGCAGATCGGCATCGGCTTCGAACTATCGACGCCGGTCTTCTATTACAACCTCGACCTCGTGCGCAAAGCCGGGGGCGATCCCGATGCTCTGCCCAAAACCTGGGATGAACTCATCAAGCTCGCAGCCGCGATCAATGCGCTGGGCGGCGATGTCCGCGGGCTGTTCTTCGACTGGACGATCACCGGCAACTGGTCCTGGCAATCGCTGGTGTTGAGCCATGGCGGCACGATGACGACGCCCGATGAAAGCCGCGTCGCGTTCGGCGATGCGCCCGGTCGTGCCGCGATCGCCGTGCTGCGCAGCATGGTCGATGACGGGAGGATGCCAAATCTGCGCCCCGAGACGGCGAGGAGCGATTTCATCACCGGCAGGCTCGGCATCATCATGCAATCAACCGCGCAACTCGGCCGCTACAATCGCGAGATCGGCGGCCGTTTCCCGCTGAAATGCGGTCGCTTCCCACTGGCCAGTTCGAGTGCTCGGCTGCCTGCCGGCGGCAATGCCGCCATGATGTTCACCCGTGACGCCGCCAGGCAGAAGCTCGCCTGGGAATTCATCAAGCTGGCCACGGGGCCGGTCGGCGCCACGCTGATGGTGAACGCCACCGGCTATTTTCCGGGCACCACGATTCCCGCGACGCGCGAGGACATGCTGGCGAAATTCTATCGCGACAATCCCAACCATCTCGTTGGCGTCAGCCAGCAGGATGTCATCACCGGCTGGTACGCCTTCCCCGGACAGAACGCCCTGAAGATCACCGACGTAATCAACGACGGGCTGCAAACTGTGGTCAGCCGCGAGCGGACCGCCGAGGCGGCAATGGATGCCATCGTGACAGACGTGCAGTCGCTGCTGCCGCGTCAGCGGAGCTGA
- a CDS encoding 3',5'-cyclic AMP phosphodiesterase CpdA (product_source=COG1409; cath_funfam=3.60.21.10; cog=COG1409; pfam=PF00149; superfamily=56300), protein MTTHIALISDIHLSRQRPYFHVNWEILLEELAAVAPELVLVAGDLSLDGPHHSDDLAFARAQLDRMPCPWLAVPGNHDVGNNLPDVRGETTVTGERVATFRNLIGPDFWLHDVPGWRIIGLDSLICGSGLAAEQEQAVFLRQALDTTGGRKVALMYHKPFCLDRPDETAPSQSFWYPQSRALLGEHLSEGSLHLLLSGHLHESRDRLIGTARHIWAPGVAFVSDMTCEHQANRGGRRRVGWMEVRLGDEVVVALHEPLAMMNTDIGNWLTTGIGHYAVFAGQRPYLGLAPAPAFEDGESTGAR, encoded by the coding sequence ATGACAACGCATATCGCCCTGATCTCGGACATCCATCTTTCGCGTCAGCGGCCCTATTTCCATGTGAACTGGGAAATCCTGCTCGAAGAGCTGGCGGCGGTCGCGCCCGAACTGGTGCTGGTCGCCGGCGACCTGTCGCTTGACGGGCCGCACCACTCCGACGACCTCGCATTCGCCCGCGCCCAGCTCGACCGGATGCCATGCCCATGGCTCGCCGTGCCGGGCAACCACGATGTCGGCAACAACCTGCCCGATGTTCGGGGCGAGACCACGGTGACGGGCGAGCGCGTGGCCACGTTCCGCAACCTGATCGGCCCGGATTTCTGGCTCCACGATGTTCCAGGCTGGCGGATCATCGGCCTGGACAGCCTGATCTGCGGCTCCGGTCTCGCGGCCGAGCAAGAACAGGCTGTCTTTCTGCGACAGGCGCTCGATACGACGGGCGGACGAAAAGTGGCGCTGATGTATCACAAGCCCTTCTGTCTCGACCGTCCTGACGAGACGGCGCCATCGCAGAGCTTCTGGTATCCTCAGAGCCGGGCGTTGCTCGGCGAGCACTTGAGCGAAGGGAGCCTGCATCTGCTCCTGTCGGGGCATCTCCACGAGAGCCGCGACCGCCTCATCGGCACAGCACGGCATATCTGGGCGCCCGGCGTCGCCTTCGTCTCAGATATGACGTGCGAGCATCAGGCGAACCGCGGCGGCCGCCGCCGCGTCGGCTGGATGGAGGTCCGGCTCGGAGATGAGGTGGTGGTCGCGCTGCACGAGCCGCTGGCGATGATGAACACCGACATCGGCAATTGGCTGACCACTGGCATTGGTCACTATGCCGTATTCGCAGGTCAGCGCCCTTATCTCGGCCTGGCTCCGGCCCCGGCATTCGAAGATGGCGAGAGCACCGGCGCACGATGA
- a CDS encoding NAD(P)-dependent dehydrogenase (short-subunit alcohol dehydrogenase family) (product_source=COG1028; cath_funfam=3.40.50.720; cog=COG1028; pfam=PF13561; superfamily=51735), with the protein MSWLDLEWMDMENLFDIAGQVALVTGAASGLGLAIAEVLVENGARVALLDIDQNGLQQAMDRLGPLSSQCIARQVDVSDRGAFRAAVDSVVDHFGVLDIAFGNAGIGAGPGFLGLDGIRNPDGEIDAISDALWDQVVAVNLGSVFLTIQSAAAHMKIRRKGRIIITTSVASFRNQCWVGTPYMPAKAGAAHLVRQAALELARYNITVNAIAPGAFATNIGGGRLKTDVVGNAMAKRIPLGRVAESKEIKGLALFLASPASGFITGAEIPIDGGSSLGAAG; encoded by the coding sequence ATGAGCTGGCTGGACCTGGAGTGGATGGATATGGAGAACCTATTCGACATCGCAGGGCAGGTGGCGTTGGTAACGGGCGCGGCCAGCGGTCTCGGCCTCGCTATAGCCGAAGTACTGGTAGAAAATGGTGCTAGGGTGGCTTTATTGGATATCGACCAGAATGGCCTTCAGCAAGCAATGGACCGACTTGGTCCGTTGTCATCGCAATGCATCGCCAGACAGGTCGACGTAAGCGACCGCGGCGCGTTTCGAGCTGCAGTTGACTCTGTCGTCGACCACTTTGGCGTCCTCGACATTGCGTTCGGAAACGCGGGTATCGGTGCCGGGCCCGGCTTTCTCGGACTTGATGGAATCCGTAATCCCGACGGAGAAATTGACGCGATCTCCGACGCTTTATGGGACCAGGTCGTCGCCGTAAATCTAGGCTCCGTTTTTCTCACCATTCAGAGCGCGGCAGCTCATATGAAAATCCGACGGAAGGGGCGCATCATCATTACAACTTCCGTTGCGTCGTTTCGCAATCAATGTTGGGTAGGTACTCCGTACATGCCCGCGAAGGCCGGCGCCGCCCATCTCGTTCGACAGGCGGCGCTCGAGCTCGCGCGCTATAACATCACGGTGAACGCGATCGCACCGGGCGCGTTCGCGACCAATATCGGCGGCGGCCGCCTGAAGACAGACGTGGTTGGCAACGCGATGGCCAAAAGGATACCGCTAGGCAGGGTAGCGGAGTCGAAAGAAATAAAGGGCTTAGCGTTGTTTCTGGCGTCACCAGCTTCGGGGTTTATCACTGGTGCTGAGATCCCGATCGATGGTGGATCGTCGCTCGGAGCAGCGGGCTGA